From Sporosarcina sp. Marseille-Q4943, the proteins below share one genomic window:
- a CDS encoding ABC transporter permease, with protein MTTALRRIIFIAMIAVIWEVTSRLSVLPDFMFPRLTQVLETLFNGLVNGQIVAAIGKSMSRLLIGFAIAIVLGVIMGYLIWRYKLVEDTLGFLVTALQSIPSIVWFPLAIIWFGLNDFSILFIVTIGATWTMTVSATSGFRNVPTLYQRVAKTFGSSGVHFIRTVILPASVPQLLSGLRIAWAFSWRALMAGELLGSGGGLGQLLETGRSLGQMDLVISVMIIIAVIGTIMDNVVFLRLERSVQKKWGLA; from the coding sequence ATGACTACAGCTTTAAGACGAATCATCTTCATCGCAATGATAGCGGTGATATGGGAAGTCACATCTAGACTTTCGGTATTGCCCGATTTCATGTTTCCCCGTTTGACACAAGTGTTGGAGACGCTTTTCAACGGACTCGTGAACGGCCAGATTGTAGCCGCGATCGGCAAAAGCATGAGCCGCCTGCTAATCGGATTTGCCATTGCAATCGTCTTGGGCGTCATCATGGGCTACCTCATTTGGCGCTATAAGCTAGTCGAGGATACACTCGGCTTTCTCGTCACCGCGTTGCAATCCATCCCGAGCATCGTCTGGTTCCCGCTCGCCATCATCTGGTTCGGGTTGAATGATTTCTCGATTCTGTTCATCGTCACGATCGGCGCCACTTGGACGATGACCGTCAGTGCGACGAGCGGCTTCCGAAATGTGCCGACGCTATACCAACGGGTCGCCAAAACATTCGGCTCATCGGGGGTCCATTTCATTCGCACCGTCATCTTGCCGGCGTCCGTTCCGCAACTGTTATCAGGACTCCGCATCGCTTGGGCATTTTCATGGAGGGCGTTAATGGCAGGGGAATTGCTTGGCTCGGGCGGAGGGTTAGGGCAACTGCTTGAGACAGGGCGGTCGCTCGGTCAGATGGATCTCGTCATCTCGGTCATGATCATCATCGCGGTGATCGGAACGATTATGGATAATGTCGTGTTTTTACGTTTGGAGCGTTCTGTTCAGAAAAAATGGGGTCTCGCATGA